Below is a genomic region from Ictalurus furcatus strain D&B chromosome 27, Billie_1.0, whole genome shotgun sequence.
GCATGGCGGCATTGGGGTGCCTGAACGTGACCAACGGGACGAGCGGTGGCGTGCCTTACCCGTTCCAGGTGTCTCTGGTGGTGCTCGTGGTGCTGCTCATCCTCCTTACGGTGTTTGGTAACGTGCTGGTGGTGATCGCCGTGTTCACCAGCCGAGCCCTGAAGGCGCCGCAGAACCTGTTCCTGGTCTCCTTGGCGTCGGCCGACATTCTGGTGGCGACGCTGGTCATGCCGTTCTCGCTGGCCAATGAGCTGATGGGTTACTGGTACTTCGGGCAGGCGTGGTGCGAGGTGTACCTGGCGCTCGACGTCTTGTTCTGCACCGCCTCCATTGCGCACCTGTGCGCCATCAGCCTGGACCGCTATTGGTCCATTACGCAAGCCGTGGAGTACAACCTGAAGCGCACGCCGCGCCGCATCAAGTGCATCATCCTGGTCGTGTGGGTCATCGCCGCCGTCATCTCCTTCCCGCCGCTCATCTCCATGGAGAAGGAGGGACAGCAGGAGGTGGGGCGTCCCCTGTGCAAGATCAACGAGGACAAGTGGTACATCATCTCGTCCTCCATCGGGTCCTTCTTCCTGCCCTGCGTCATCATGGTGCTCGTTTACATCCGCATCTACCAGATCGCCAAGAGCCGGACCAGAGGCAGGCGAcgaaaagaggaagaggaagaacgGAGGAGGAACGATGCCCAAAAGGAGGAGAACGGCGATGGACAATGCCATGAAAAGCTCAATGGCAAGCCGGACGACAAGGACAAGGGCGACGTCAACGGCGTAGACGTGGAGGAGTCGTCCTCGTCCGAACACAAGGACGACAACGCTTGCTCCGACAAGAAGAAGCGAGCCAAAGGCAAGACCAAGCTGAGCCAGATCAAACCCGGGGACGAGACGTGCAAGCGGTCCATGCGACAGAGCGGCAATCGCGGCCGCTGGAAGGGCCGCCAGAACCGTGAGAAGCGCTTCACCTTCGTCCTGGCCGTCGTCGTCGGCGTCTTCGTCGTCTGCTGGTTTCCTTTCTTCTTCACGTACACGCTCACGGCGCTCTGCGACTCGTGCTGCGTTCCCACCACGCTCTTCAAGTTCTTCTTCTGGTTCGGTTACTGCAACAGCTCGCTCAACCCCATCATCTACACCATCTTCAACCACGACTTCAGGAGGGCTTTCAAAAAGATCCTGTGCCGAGGAGAACGCAGGATCGTGTGAATCGGACCGgtggtggtgtttgttttttgtttgtttttttgttttttttgtctcgtACTTGTAGCGTGTCGTTTTGAACGTTGACCTGTTCCGATCCCCGCCGTGTTTTACAGCCAGTACCGAACACAGTGTGCACGCTTTACGCCATGACGATAATGGGGGagatgaaaaaatataaataaatgaaagatctTGTGCCAAGGACGGTGCAGGAGTGTCGTGTGAATCGGACGCCGCCGCGTCGGTGTTGGAACTGACGTTGGTTTTTAACACTGATGTGGGAATCGCTTCCCTTTTCGAACTTTAACCGACAATCCATTACGACAAGACAAACAcgtcaatgtaaaaaaaaaaaaaaaaaaaaaaagagtaactTCCCAccgttttttcttttctttacagctTGTACGGAACACAGCGGACTGCGATTTAACGAAGCTGCGTTAGTCTTGATTTACGGCGCAGTAACCAGCCAGAGGGGGAAGTGTGTTCAGCAAACAGTAATACACGTCGTGCTGTTGAAAATATCGGCCCTTGATTTgacacatgctttttttttttgtattgtacaTCAATAGAGTGATAAGAAGAAAACGCTCTCCGGTGCTTTGCTCTGTAAATATCACAAATCACACAGTGGGAACCTGCGAGCAAGGCACACACTTCCACGCCGGTCAATCTCATTAGCGCGAACGTGATGCGTATGTGTTGTCATGGAAGGTGAGAACGTTTTACCGTCTAGGGAACAtcagaaaatgtgaaaatgaatttcGTTCCTGACCAAAATTTGATGTTATAGACTTgaaaaaatgaagaataaagactatatagaaagaaaatacaatttttattattattattattatttttttcaattctgAATGAATAGTCCTAGACGCCTCGTCTCGTCTGTGCTGTCGTGTCAGGTTTTGTAACTTCTCGGATATGGATTTATATTTTTCCTCGGAGCACTGAAACCTAATCTGTTGTGAAATTGTTGATACTGCTCAATGCTACAAAATGacacccccccatcccccccccccccccaggtgtAACGATTCACTTTATATGAGCCCTTAGGAAAATTGACGTTGAGCCGATCGTACACGTGCCAAACGGGCTCGTTTCTAGGCTTTACGTTTCACTAAACACTATAAAGATGAATGTTAGTGCAGTCTTGGTTCGAACGTACTGTCACTCTGCTGTAACATACGTAATGAATATGCAACGGATTGCAGATACTAAAGCGGTGATCAAATATACTGGTGGTGTATTTGACGTGATTGAGGTTTAAGTCCAGCTTtgagtaatgttttatttatttttttccccccacactgTGTAAACCAGGTAGTAAAAATCACAGCCACCGTATTTCGaggaatgaaaatgaattagGCAAATGAACAGAGTTGTTCTCTggtaatcattttaaaagttcTGCTGCcagtaaataaaatgcagaGTGCTCAGATATGAAATGAAGCTCTTCGGACAAAAGAGAACCCACTTTCGTTAGCGTGGAAGAGTACGGGGTGCTCACACTGAGCTGCACACGGAGCTGCTGGTGTTGGTTGGGggttggtcagaattccttcaggagtagaggagaggtggggttttttttggtcagaattcctttgggagtgaGTGGGACTGGTCAAAATGTGATCATTTTATTCGATTTCTATTGTTCTTTTAATAATacagtcacaaagcagctttacgggGATTAGGCAGAGTTCCTTTGCGAGaaggcaggattggtcagaaatcCGTCTTGAGAGGTGGGATTAATCAGAATTCCTTTACGAGAGCAGGTGGGAtcagtcagaattcctttgcGAGAGCAGGTGGGATCAGTCAGAATTCCTATGGGAGAGCAGGTGGGAtcagtcagaattcctttgcGAGTACAGGTGGGAtcagtcagaattcctttgcGAGAGCAGGTGGGAtcagtcagaattcctttgcGAGTAAAGGTGGGAtcagtcagaattcctttgcGAGTAAAGGTGGGATCAGTCAGAATTCCTTTACGAGAGCAGGTGGGATCAGTCAGAATTCCTTTACGAGAGCAGGTGGGATCAGGCAGAATTCCTTTGCGAGAGCAGGTGGGATCAGGCAGAATTCCTTTACGAGAGCAGGTGGGATCAGGCAGAATTCCTTTGCGAGTAAAGGTGGGAtcagtcagaattcctttgcGAGTAAAGGTGGGATCAGTCAGAATTCCTTTACGAGAGCAGGTGGGAtcagtcagaattcctttgcGAGAGCAGGTGGGATCAGGCAGAATTCCTTTACGAGAGCAGGTGGGAtcagtcagaattcctttgcGAGTACAGGTGGGTTCAGTCAGAATTCCTTTACGAGAGCAGGTGGGAtcagtcagaattcctttgcGAGTACAGGTGGGAtcagtcagaattcctttgcGAGTAAAGGTGGGATCAGTCAGAATTCCTTTACGAGAGCAGGTGGGAtcagtcagaattcctttgcGAGTAAAGGTGGGATCAGTCAGAATTCCTTTACGAGAGCAGGTGGGAtcagtcagaattcctttgcGAGTAAAGGTGGGATCAGTCAGAATTCCTATGGGAGAGCAGGTGGGATCAGTCATAATTCCTTCAAGAGAACGTGGgagcaggatttaaaaaaaagaaaggaaagaaacaacAGTTTAATGCACACCATAGTAACTTATGCAGCGTGTTTTGTATCATTATCCTGCAACATGAAGTGACCTCAAGTTTAGAGTTTGTTTATTATTCGATATTTGGCCTTTTTATGGGGGAAGTCCTTAGAtaattttttgtgtaattttggagagTGTTTTTTTCATTCTAGAACATGATGACCTgctttactttcacttttttttttctatcctgCTGCGGATAAACAGCAACAGAACCCGGATTCAGATTCTTCTAGAGTCTAGGTCTTGTTTTAAGCTCTGTTGTACACGAACAGACTGTACACTGACGCACATCTACCCAAAAAAACTACCACCAAACCAAATGTACATTTCCTTTTGGGTCTCCTGAAATAAACTGAGTGTACTCTATATGACTTGTGAGGCTTCtaatgaattcttttttttttttcttttcttttttcccccgtaGTCCTTCTCATGTCTAGTGCTTCTAGGCTAACAAGCTACATTCAAGTGTTTTCCAAGCAgtaaacacacctgattcagacCATTAGCTAAATAGGAAAGCTCTCTGAATGGAATGTGTTTGAGCAGGGAAAACTGTGCAGAGTGCCCAGTGAATGTGAACAATAGGATCCTCGATAGTTTCCTAAAGTGTCTCATGTACGATGTGCAGATCTGGGACCTGTTTGCCTATGAAGAAGTATTCGCGATGACCCTGAAGGGCTGAACGTAatccatttataatttaatatgcTAGCTGAGCATTCAACTAAAACTGTAGATTAGACAGCAGATTTATTGTGCCATATACTGCATCCAGCAATCAATCAAGTATTTTTTCACTCTGATCTCATACAGCTACAGCTTCTTACTGACACAAACCAAACtgggaaaagacaaaaaaaacttgGAAAGATTCTAGGGAAAAAGGTCATGTATGTCAATTTCACTCAAATACAAACATGTCTTGGCGACTGAGGGCTTGACCGCTGCTCTCGAAGGGATCGGGTTTCAACCAGACCCGAATATTTAGGGCGACGACAACAAAAGCAGTGTTCCCAGCGATGTATTCCATGTTGGTTAATGAAATGGCTCAGCAGTCAGCTTTGGGCCATTTCTGTAGCATTGGGTTGGGAAATGTATTTGCAACTCAGTGAAAGGTCAATATAacagttttggtttttttcctgACTGATGATTttgagattaaaaaacaaaaagctttgCTTTTCGTACCCTAATGTAGTGCTCACTGAAATTAGTCTTGTTATACCCTTATTGCCGTCCCCAAGGAGAGCCCCGCCATATGGGGGCCTGAACTAATGACATTCTGGGCAGATGTGCACCTGTGAGCATTTGTGGCCTAACGTGCCTTTGTCATCAACTCGCTTTCCCATCTGTGCTAGCAGTTTGCTTCACCGACATGTAATACATTACCGCTGTCCAAATGTGTAGCGCTTGGCCCAACTCCAAAATGAGGTTTAAATTCAGCCTAAACGCAAACCAGCCACaagtttcattttcactttgttttttattttaatttaattttagtcCTGCTCGTGTGAATAAGCTCTTTCACATAACGGATGTTTACTTACATACAGTCCACAAGACGCAttactaactgaatttacacaaacgaagCAGTTCGAAAGtttcttaatcctgtgtgtcgttacctggatgatcgacgactgtttttgtggtttgtgatagttgttcatgagtcccttgtttgccTTTaaagcatcttctgcatatttgagcccctTTCCAACTATACCAGCTATAcgatgtcgagatccatcttttcacaccgagggcgaccgagggactcgtacacgactattacaaaaaaggtgcaaacgttcactgatgcattaagagccaaggggggtgtaaactttcgaacaggatgatcggtgtaaattctGTATGTTAATctatatgtgtatttgtgtaagttcagttattattgtgtcttgtggacaatatgtaaacatctgttctgTAAAAGAGCtgattcagggcaggactaaataaataataataataataataataataataataataaaaattaacattttgcagatactgcaaggggtatgtacatttatgagcacaactgtatatagaacatgacagaaaataattgttagtctATTTGCGTCAAAGCGAGTGTATCACGAGGCAGAGAAAACCAGTTTGGAAAGCTGTGGTCCGTGGCGACCTGCTTATCTGTGTTTACAGGGTCTATTTGTAGACACGCCCCAATGCCCCAGTTCAGTCTGTTTGAACGGAAATCTTAGTGTGcattaacatttttacatttatggcatttggcagatgcccttatccagagagacttacaattatttttaatataaccGAGCAgctgagagttaagggccttgctcaagggcccagcagtggcgaTCAACAGTCCAATGACCGAACCACTGAGCTCC
It encodes:
- the adra2a gene encoding alpha-2A adrenergic receptor encodes the protein MAALGCLNVTNGTSGGVPYPFQVSLVVLVVLLILLTVFGNVLVVIAVFTSRALKAPQNLFLVSLASADILVATLVMPFSLANELMGYWYFGQAWCEVYLALDVLFCTASIAHLCAISLDRYWSITQAVEYNLKRTPRRIKCIILVVWVIAAVISFPPLISMEKEGQQEVGRPLCKINEDKWYIISSSIGSFFLPCVIMVLVYIRIYQIAKSRTRGRRRKEEEEERRRNDAQKEENGDGQCHEKLNGKPDDKDKGDVNGVDVEESSSSEHKDDNACSDKKKRAKGKTKLSQIKPGDETCKRSMRQSGNRGRWKGRQNREKRFTFVLAVVVGVFVVCWFPFFFTYTLTALCDSCCVPTTLFKFFFWFGYCNSSLNPIIYTIFNHDFRRAFKKILCRGERRIV